A stretch of Mesorhizobium sp. M2A.F.Ca.ET.046.03.2.1 DNA encodes these proteins:
- a CDS encoding Gfo/Idh/MocA family oxidoreductase — MIHKQDRRLRVGVLGCGPIAQFAHLESCVKASNADLYAICDAAPDLLARMGATYEPRKMYGDYDEMLADPELEAVIVATSDAYHVPMSIKALEAGKHVLCEKPIGVSVEEGEKLSEAVKRSGKVLQVGHMKRFDPALEAARDFVRDEMGEILALKAWYCDSTHRYTNTDAVQPLPITSKLAKKPGGNPKADLRQYFMLAHGSHLVDTARFLCGEITAVRARLNERFGAYCWFVETEFANGALGHLDLTVAVRMDWHEGFQLYGQNGSVIAKTFNPWYFRASEVDIFHEKDATSRKPLGADGHFFRRQLEGLADTVLNGAPQRGATVEDGLASIRAMVAIARSVESGERVALASVTGAV; from the coding sequence ATGATCCACAAGCAAGACCGTCGCCTTCGTGTCGGTGTGCTCGGCTGCGGGCCGATCGCGCAATTCGCGCATCTGGAATCCTGCGTGAAGGCAAGCAACGCCGATCTCTACGCGATCTGCGATGCGGCGCCCGATCTGCTGGCGCGGATGGGCGCCACCTACGAGCCGCGCAAGATGTATGGCGACTATGACGAGATGCTCGCCGATCCGGAGCTCGAGGCGGTGATTGTCGCCACATCGGACGCCTATCACGTGCCGATGTCGATCAAGGCGCTGGAAGCGGGCAAGCATGTGCTGTGCGAAAAGCCGATCGGCGTCTCGGTCGAGGAAGGCGAAAAGCTTTCCGAAGCGGTCAAACGCTCGGGCAAGGTGCTGCAGGTCGGGCACATGAAGCGCTTCGACCCGGCGCTGGAAGCGGCGCGCGATTTCGTGCGCGACGAGATGGGCGAGATCCTGGCGCTCAAGGCTTGGTATTGCGATTCCACCCATCGCTATACCAACACCGACGCGGTGCAGCCGCTGCCTATCACAAGCAAGCTGGCGAAGAAGCCGGGCGGCAATCCGAAGGCGGACCTGCGGCAGTACTTCATGCTGGCGCATGGCTCGCATCTCGTCGACACGGCCCGCTTCCTGTGCGGCGAGATCACCGCCGTTCGTGCCCGCCTCAACGAGCGCTTCGGCGCCTATTGCTGGTTCGTCGAGACCGAATTCGCCAATGGCGCGCTCGGCCATCTCGACCTCACCGTCGCCGTGCGCATGGACTGGCACGAAGGCTTCCAGCTCTATGGCCAGAACGGCTCGGTGATCGCGAAGACTTTCAATCCCTGGTATTTCCGCGCCAGCGAGGTCGACATCTTCCACGAGAAGGACGCGACCTCGCGCAAGCCGCTCGGCGCCGACGGCCATTTCTTCCGTCGCCAGTTGGAAGGCCTCGCCGACACGGTGCTCAACGGCGCGCCGCAGCGCGGCGCCACGGTCGAGGATGGGCTCGCCTCGATACGCGCCATGGTAGCGATCGCCCGCTCGGTTGAGAGCGGCGAGCGCGTCGCGCTCGCCAGCGTGACGGGAGCGGTCTGA
- a CDS encoding sugar phosphate isomerase/epimerase family protein: MQVGVFAKTFPGSEPTGVLAAVRDAGFAATQFNLACAGLPSMPDAVPDAAIDTVGAAAKATGISLVALSGTYNMAHPDSRMRQDGLRRLAVVIETAARLSIPLVTLCTGTRNAEDQWAYHPDNSDPTAWADMAREMEKALRLAERHGIDLGIEPEQANIVTSAEDAIRLIGEMGSKRLRIVLDPANLFERANAEQARSIVAEAVECVAGHVSLAHAKDRFADGRFATAGQGVVDFADFIARLKATGFDGPLVTHGLSAREAPGVARFLKELV, translated from the coding sequence ATGCAGGTCGGCGTGTTCGCCAAGACTTTCCCGGGCAGCGAGCCGACCGGCGTGCTTGCCGCTGTCCGTGATGCGGGCTTCGCGGCCACGCAGTTCAACCTCGCCTGCGCCGGCCTGCCGTCGATGCCGGACGCGGTTCCGGACGCGGCGATCGACACTGTCGGTGCCGCTGCCAAGGCGACCGGAATCAGTCTCGTCGCTCTCTCCGGCACATACAACATGGCGCATCCGGACAGCCGGATGCGCCAGGACGGACTGCGACGGCTGGCGGTTGTCATCGAAACCGCGGCCAGGCTTTCGATCCCGCTCGTCACGCTCTGCACCGGGACGCGCAACGCCGAGGATCAGTGGGCGTACCATCCCGACAATTCCGATCCCACGGCCTGGGCCGACATGGCGCGCGAGATGGAAAAGGCGCTTCGGCTTGCCGAGCGCCACGGCATCGATCTCGGCATCGAGCCGGAACAAGCCAACATCGTCACATCGGCTGAAGACGCGATACGACTGATCGGCGAGATGGGCTCGAAGCGGCTGCGCATCGTGCTCGATCCAGCCAATCTGTTCGAGCGGGCGAATGCCGAACAGGCACGCTCCATCGTTGCCGAAGCGGTCGAGTGCGTGGCTGGCCATGTCTCTTTGGCGCATGCCAAGGACCGCTTCGCCGACGGCCGCTTTGCCACGGCCGGACAGGGCGTCGTCGACTTCGCCGACTTCATCGCCCGGCTGAAAGCCACAGGCTTCGACGGGCCGCTGGTGACGCATGGGCTCTCGGCCAGGGAGGCGCCGGGCGTCGCGCGTTTTCTCAAGGAGCTGGTGTGA
- a CDS encoding substrate-binding domain-containing protein: protein MRMFNCLALGAGLLATPLAVPAQAEDAKVAAIVKGLDNPFFQTMQKGIEEQAKADGVGVTVQAAANMGDATGQADKLTAMALQDYDCYLVNPISVSNLVQALVPVAQKKKPIVNIDSTIDAEQAKAAGFAVSTYIGTDNVAAGALAGEEMLKLVPKGSKVALIAGIVGDVGSNARIKGFKQAVEGKLEVVVMVSADWDREKALTAATDILAAHPDLAGFFAANDIMALGVERAVQTSGKDVKVIGLDGIVDALKSVAAGELTATVAQYPYVVGAMGVEACKLAAMGKELPANVPAPVLLINKDNAEASLKNFPRPGGDYPDPLREMLK from the coding sequence ATGCGCATGTTCAATTGCCTGGCGCTCGGCGCTGGGCTGCTTGCCACGCCGCTTGCCGTGCCCGCGCAAGCCGAAGACGCCAAGGTCGCGGCGATCGTCAAAGGCCTCGACAATCCGTTCTTCCAGACCATGCAGAAGGGCATCGAGGAACAGGCCAAGGCCGACGGCGTTGGTGTCACCGTGCAGGCGGCCGCCAATATGGGCGATGCGACGGGGCAGGCCGACAAGCTGACAGCCATGGCCCTGCAGGATTACGATTGCTACCTGGTCAATCCGATCAGCGTCTCCAACCTGGTGCAGGCGCTGGTGCCGGTCGCCCAGAAGAAGAAGCCGATCGTCAACATCGACTCGACCATCGATGCCGAACAGGCCAAGGCCGCGGGCTTCGCCGTCTCGACCTATATCGGCACCGACAACGTCGCCGCCGGCGCGCTGGCCGGCGAGGAGATGCTGAAGCTGGTGCCGAAAGGCTCCAAGGTGGCGCTGATTGCCGGTATCGTCGGCGACGTCGGCTCGAACGCCCGCATCAAGGGCTTCAAGCAGGCGGTCGAGGGCAAGCTGGAAGTGGTGGTTATGGTGAGCGCCGACTGGGATCGCGAGAAGGCGCTGACTGCTGCCACCGACATCCTGGCCGCGCATCCGGATCTCGCCGGCTTCTTTGCCGCCAACGACATCATGGCGCTCGGCGTCGAGCGAGCCGTGCAGACGTCCGGCAAGGACGTCAAGGTGATCGGCCTCGACGGCATTGTCGACGCTCTGAAATCGGTCGCCGCCGGCGAACTCACGGCCACCGTCGCGCAATACCCCTATGTGGTCGGCGCAATGGGCGTCGAGGCGTGCAAGCTTGCCGCAATGGGTAAGGAACTCCCCGCCAACGTGCCTGCGCCGGTGCTCCTCATCAACAAGGACAATGCGGAAGCCTCGCTGAAGAACTTCCCGCGTCCAGGCGGCGACTATCCGGATCCCTTGCGCGAGATGCTGAAGTGA
- a CDS encoding alpha/beta hydrolase: MAGQIALLRDGATLLRTDRGEGPAVVFQHGLGGGEAQVAQTCPTGFRRLTLECRGHGGSGFGERRPFSFEMFADDVLAAADRAGLDRFVAGGISMGAGIALRLACRHPERVAGLILVRPAWTFSPAPQNMQPIAEVAELILEHSADEARRIFAQSETATRLYRDAPDNLASLHGYFDRPDAKAFARVLADIAGDGPGVSERDAAALDIPALVIGNEIDAVHPLSTAHALAAAIPGATFTKVTPKARDSAKHFAELHEQINFFLHSHSKARSLIPS; this comes from the coding sequence ATGGCGGGCCAGATTGCGCTTCTTCGCGACGGCGCGACGCTGCTCCGCACCGACAGGGGCGAAGGCCCGGCGGTGGTGTTCCAGCACGGGCTCGGCGGCGGTGAGGCGCAGGTCGCCCAGACTTGCCCCACCGGCTTCCGCCGCCTCACGCTGGAATGCCGCGGCCATGGCGGCTCAGGCTTCGGTGAACGGCGACCGTTCTCGTTCGAAATGTTCGCCGACGATGTGCTTGCCGCGGCCGACCGGGCCGGCCTCGACCGCTTCGTTGCCGGCGGCATCTCGATGGGCGCAGGAATTGCGCTTCGTCTCGCCTGCCGTCATCCGGAGCGCGTCGCTGGCCTCATCCTGGTGCGGCCGGCATGGACGTTCTCGCCAGCGCCGCAGAACATGCAGCCGATCGCCGAGGTCGCCGAGCTCATCCTCGAACATAGCGCCGACGAGGCAAGGAGGATCTTCGCGCAATCCGAGACCGCCACGCGGCTCTACCGCGACGCGCCTGACAATCTCGCTTCGCTGCATGGCTATTTCGACCGGCCCGACGCCAAAGCCTTCGCGCGGGTGCTTGCCGACATCGCCGGCGATGGACCCGGCGTTTCGGAACGCGACGCTGCCGCGCTCGACATTCCGGCGCTGGTCATCGGCAACGAAATCGATGCCGTGCACCCATTGTCGACTGCCCATGCACTGGCTGCGGCAATACCCGGCGCGACCTTCACGAAAGTAACGCCCAAGGCGCGCGACAGCGCGAAGCATTTCGCCGAGCTGCATGAGCAGATCAACTTCTTCCTTCATTCCCACTCGAAAGCCCGGAGCCTCATTCCGTCATGA
- a CDS encoding ROK family protein, with translation MSTLALAFDLGGTELRGALIGRGGEVVARVSEPTMTEAGSEAVIGRIIALADKLLDDHPQAKVIGIGACAPGPLDPKAGIVIGPPTLSGWHNVPMIDILSRQFGLPVRLENDANAAALGEWRFGAGRGAGSLVFVTVSTGIGGGVIADGHIYHGRRGLAAEIGHMTITGEGDRCFCGNVGCFEAVASGTALGRRATRLTAPGDGSQLRRLSNDGDVSARHVIEAARTGDAAARDLVEAEAKWLGIGFTNLLHLYSPEVIVMGGGLANGFDLLAPGIRATIEERAMQAYRDVPIVPAELGDRAGLVGAASLILWEGEPGTALSMVQDQETGDRAGGAAGARAG, from the coding sequence ATGAGCACGCTTGCGCTAGCCTTCGACCTCGGCGGCACGGAGCTGCGTGGCGCGCTGATCGGGCGCGGCGGCGAGGTTGTAGCGCGCGTCTCGGAACCGACGATGACCGAAGCAGGATCCGAGGCGGTCATCGGCCGGATCATCGCGCTCGCCGACAAACTGCTGGACGACCACCCGCAGGCCAAAGTGATCGGCATCGGCGCCTGCGCGCCGGGTCCGCTCGATCCCAAGGCAGGCATCGTCATCGGACCGCCGACGCTCTCCGGCTGGCACAACGTGCCGATGATCGACATTTTGAGCCGGCAGTTCGGCCTGCCGGTGCGGTTGGAGAACGATGCCAATGCGGCAGCGCTCGGCGAATGGCGCTTCGGCGCCGGACGCGGCGCCGGCTCGCTGGTCTTCGTCACCGTGTCGACCGGCATCGGCGGCGGCGTGATCGCCGACGGTCACATCTATCACGGCAGGCGCGGCCTGGCGGCCGAGATCGGCCACATGACGATCACCGGAGAAGGCGATCGCTGCTTCTGCGGCAATGTCGGCTGCTTCGAGGCCGTCGCTTCGGGCACCGCTCTCGGGCGCCGGGCGACGCGGCTCACCGCGCCCGGCGACGGCTCGCAGTTGCGGCGGCTCTCCAATGACGGCGACGTCTCGGCCCGGCATGTCATCGAAGCCGCGCGGACAGGCGACGCGGCGGCGCGCGACCTGGTCGAGGCGGAGGCGAAATGGCTCGGCATCGGCTTTACCAACCTTCTGCATCTCTATTCGCCCGAGGTGATCGTCATGGGCGGCGGACTCGCCAACGGCTTCGACCTGCTGGCCCCGGGGATCAGGGCAACGATCGAGGAGCGGGCAATGCAGGCCTATCGCGACGTGCCGATCGTGCCGGCCGAGCTCGGCGACCGCGCCGGACTGGTGGGCGCTGCCAGCCTTATCCTGTGGGAAGGCGAGCCGGGCACGGCGCTTTCGATGGTGCAGGACCAGGAGACAGGCGACCGGGCCGGCGGAGCGGCCGGCGCCAGAGCCGGATGA
- a CDS encoding carbohydrate ABC transporter permease produces the protein MRKRHTTKDRLITVALHIALVAGLFFAAFPIYWMLSSSFKSNTEIFALPPTILPKAFTLEAYAEILGDPVKLRFFFNSYFVAFVVTVLTVLIALLAAYGFSRFNFRGKGSLNTLIISTQTIPPITLLIPFFGLVVSYRIFDTYIALILTYLVFTLPYAILLMTGYLNTLPRDLDEAVAVDGGTSWTALWRVIVPISLPGIVATSVYTFLLCWNEFLFALTLTKSTSMRTVPIGIQLLMGQHAFEWNQMMAMSVLGSLPLLLIYLIAQRFFLAGMTAGSVK, from the coding sequence ATGAGGAAAAGGCACACGACGAAGGACAGGCTGATCACCGTCGCGCTGCATATCGCACTTGTCGCGGGGCTGTTTTTCGCGGCCTTCCCGATCTACTGGATGCTGAGCAGCTCGTTCAAATCGAACACCGAGATCTTCGCCCTGCCGCCGACCATCCTGCCGAAGGCCTTCACGCTGGAAGCCTATGCAGAGATCCTTGGCGACCCGGTCAAGCTGCGCTTCTTCTTCAACAGCTACTTCGTGGCCTTCGTGGTGACTGTGCTGACGGTGCTGATCGCCTTGCTGGCGGCCTACGGGTTCAGCCGCTTCAATTTCCGTGGCAAGGGCAGCCTGAACACCCTCATCATCAGCACGCAGACCATCCCGCCGATCACGCTTCTGATCCCCTTCTTCGGGCTCGTCGTCTCGTATCGCATCTTCGACACCTATATCGCGCTGATCCTGACCTATCTGGTCTTCACCCTGCCCTACGCGATCCTTTTGATGACGGGCTATCTGAACACCTTGCCCCGCGATCTCGACGAAGCTGTCGCCGTCGACGGCGGCACCAGTTGGACAGCGCTCTGGCGGGTGATCGTGCCGATCTCGTTGCCTGGCATCGTGGCGACCTCTGTCTATACTTTCCTGTTGTGCTGGAACGAATTCCTCTTCGCGCTGACCCTGACGAAGTCGACCTCCATGCGCACCGTCCCCATCGGCATCCAGCTTTTGATGGGGCAGCACGCTTTCGAATGGAACCAGATGATGGCGATGAGCGTGCTCGGCTCGTTGCCGCTCTTGTTGATCTACCTCATTGCCCAGAGGTTCTTCCTCGCCGGCATGACCGCGGGCTCGGTCAAATAG
- a CDS encoding MarR family winged helix-turn-helix transcriptional regulator has protein sequence MSNDAEPGKPDRFSNLCQTRGDQDLADLARGHGLSEAAAGAVAAIDAVMSKVRRSVQRRDFGRLILARIDPSLELSHLDAIIALSAVASDTPQDEVTVGVIAERMGIDPSRASRISADLVERGYAFRVASQLDARRICLKLTAKSERLVTAVRQTKWRIFAGSLTQWNEQDLVTFAALLERFAGWAMDEAEMRRSADAVKQMMDETEPSLPQAK, from the coding sequence ATGAGCAACGATGCCGAGCCGGGCAAGCCGGACCGATTTTCCAACCTGTGCCAGACGCGAGGCGATCAGGATCTCGCCGATCTGGCGCGCGGCCATGGCCTGTCCGAAGCGGCAGCCGGGGCTGTGGCGGCCATCGATGCGGTGATGAGCAAGGTGCGCCGCTCGGTCCAGCGCCGGGACTTCGGCCGTTTGATCCTGGCCCGCATCGACCCCTCGCTGGAATTGAGTCATCTCGATGCGATCATCGCGCTCAGCGCGGTCGCCAGCGACACCCCGCAGGACGAGGTGACGGTCGGCGTCATCGCCGAGCGCATGGGAATCGATCCCTCCCGTGCCAGTCGCATCTCCGCGGATCTCGTCGAGCGCGGTTACGCCTTCCGCGTCGCATCGCAGCTCGATGCCCGGCGAATTTGCCTCAAGCTCACCGCCAAGAGCGAGCGCCTCGTGACGGCGGTGCGCCAGACCAAATGGCGGATTTTTGCTGGATCGCTGACGCAGTGGAATGAGCAGGACCTTGTGACGTTCGCCGCCCTTTTGGAACGCTTCGCCGGTTGGGCCATGGACGAAGCGGAGATGCGCAGGTCAGCCGATGCCGTCAAACAGATGATGGACGAGACGGAGCCGTCGCTCCCCCAGGCGAAATAG
- a CDS encoding MDR family MFS transporter — translation MSLDSTLPDAPPVEAEARPALTTLIVYCGALVAMFMATIDMQIVVTALPTIAGELGNLHLFGWVGAAYLLSTAAVSPFYGKLGDMYGRKNVVLTAIGLFVLGSLVCGMAWSMESLIAARVLQGIGGGGLMVSAFAMIGELFSPRDRAKYQGYSSAVFALSSVLGPLAGGYITSLFGWRWVFLVNLPIGIIVMAVLAFAMRSRFNEKKHHVDYLGGALLAIGTTAIVYWGYHVLDPSGPDTFTFVLPLLALVAIILFIMVERRGGEPIVPLRLFAISTVSIVSGVSLVAGTVTLGMFFYFALYMQTLTGLSPAEVGFLFLPASLTSMVISIVAGRVIAATGRYKWMPVVAMGMGGLLMIGFVFTGQHTPIWVLAAMMAAFGISMGLQFQVLIVAIQAAAPLQDIGAVTSLITQARTLGASLGLALNGAVMIWALNRQTAQLPADAAALLPQGLNGLTPHIASSLPAAIREVVLDHYSSGFNVMFIWVAALYFVAMGLTLLLENREIPKRA, via the coding sequence ATGAGCCTTGACTCAACTCTTCCGGATGCGCCGCCCGTGGAGGCCGAAGCCAGGCCCGCTCTTACAACATTGATCGTCTATTGCGGTGCGCTGGTTGCCATGTTCATGGCCACCATCGACATGCAGATTGTCGTCACCGCCTTGCCCACCATTGCCGGAGAGCTCGGCAACCTGCATCTGTTTGGCTGGGTGGGTGCCGCCTATCTGCTCTCTACCGCCGCGGTCTCGCCGTTCTACGGCAAGCTTGGCGATATGTATGGTCGCAAGAATGTCGTCCTGACGGCCATCGGCCTGTTTGTGCTGGGCTCGCTGGTCTGCGGCATGGCATGGTCGATGGAGAGCCTGATCGCCGCTCGCGTGCTCCAGGGCATCGGCGGCGGCGGCCTGATGGTTTCCGCCTTCGCCATGATCGGCGAATTGTTCTCGCCGCGCGACCGCGCCAAGTACCAGGGTTACAGTTCGGCGGTGTTCGCGCTGTCCTCGGTGCTCGGCCCGTTGGCCGGCGGCTACATCACCAGCCTGTTCGGCTGGCGCTGGGTCTTCCTGGTCAATCTGCCGATCGGTATTATCGTTATGGCGGTGCTGGCATTCGCCATGCGCAGCCGCTTCAACGAGAAGAAGCACCATGTCGACTATCTCGGCGGCGCACTGCTGGCCATCGGCACGACGGCCATCGTCTATTGGGGCTATCATGTGCTTGATCCCTCTGGGCCGGACACATTCACCTTCGTGCTGCCGCTGCTTGCGCTGGTCGCAATCATCTTGTTCATCATGGTCGAACGGCGGGGCGGGGAGCCGATTGTGCCTTTGCGGCTCTTCGCCATCTCGACGGTCAGCATCGTCTCGGGCGTCTCGCTGGTTGCCGGAACGGTGACGCTGGGCATGTTCTTCTATTTCGCCCTCTATATGCAGACGCTGACGGGTCTCAGCCCTGCCGAAGTCGGCTTCCTGTTCCTGCCGGCCTCGCTGACGTCGATGGTCATCTCGATCGTCGCCGGACGGGTCATTGCCGCAACCGGACGCTACAAATGGATGCCGGTGGTGGCGATGGGCATGGGTGGCCTGCTGATGATAGGCTTTGTCTTCACCGGCCAGCACACGCCGATCTGGGTGCTGGCGGCGATGATGGCTGCATTCGGCATCTCGATGGGCCTGCAGTTCCAGGTGCTGATCGTGGCGATCCAGGCAGCCGCACCCTTGCAGGACATCGGAGCGGTGACCTCGCTGATCACGCAGGCGCGCACGCTTGGCGCATCGCTGGGCCTGGCGCTGAACGGCGCGGTGATGATCTGGGCCTTGAACCGGCAGACCGCGCAGCTTCCCGCTGACGCCGCCGCCTTGCTGCCGCAGGGCTTGAACGGGCTCACCCCGCACATCGCTTCGAGCCTGCCCGCCGCGATCCGCGAGGTGGTGCTCGATCATTACTCCAGCGGCTTCAACGTGATGTTCATCTGGGTGGCGGCGCTCTACTTCGTCGCCATGGGGCTGACGCTGCTGCTGGAGAACAGGGAGATCCCGAAGCGGGCCTGA
- a CDS encoding sugar ABC transporter permease encodes MTRQKRSRHRLKRTVAPYLYLSPSLVIIGLLMLLPMVTVISYSFQNSAVLRRDSSFAGLKHYQAIFADPVFWASLWHTLYFTCMSVVFHMTIGMIFALMLNSDRINPTLRNILRVLYILPWLFTAVIIAVIWRLLLEPNGVVNSILMQLGLIGSKIEWFSSPKTALHAVTFANIWAGYPLFMVSLLAGLQGIPKDFYEAADIDGAKAYQKLIFITIPQLMPIIISISLLDFIWTMQVFPLIWITTGGGPIYSTEVLSTYTYKLAFSSYNLSQASASAVVILLISLGLTLFYIRYQKAR; translated from the coding sequence ATGACCCGGCAGAAGCGCTCCCGTCACAGACTGAAACGAACGGTCGCACCCTATCTCTATCTGTCGCCCTCGCTGGTGATCATCGGCCTGCTGATGCTGCTGCCGATGGTGACGGTGATTTCCTATTCGTTCCAGAACAGCGCGGTGCTGCGTCGCGACTCATCCTTTGCCGGGCTGAAACACTACCAGGCGATCTTTGCCGATCCCGTGTTCTGGGCCTCGCTATGGCACACGCTCTACTTCACGTGCATGAGCGTCGTTTTCCACATGACCATCGGCATGATCTTCGCGCTCATGCTGAACAGCGACCGCATCAACCCGACGCTGCGCAATATCCTGCGCGTGCTCTACATACTGCCCTGGCTCTTCACCGCGGTGATCATAGCGGTGATCTGGCGCCTGCTGCTCGAGCCCAACGGTGTCGTCAACAGCATTCTCATGCAGCTGGGTCTCATCGGCTCCAAGATCGAGTGGTTTTCCTCGCCCAAGACGGCGCTGCATGCCGTCACCTTCGCCAATATCTGGGCGGGCTACCCGCTATTCATGGTCAGCCTGCTCGCGGGCCTGCAGGGCATTCCCAAGGATTTCTACGAGGCCGCCGATATCGACGGGGCGAAGGCCTACCAGAAGCTGATCTTCATCACCATTCCCCAGCTGATGCCGATCATCATCAGCATCTCGCTGCTCGATTTCATCTGGACGATGCAGGTCTTCCCGTTGATCTGGATCACGACGGGCGGCGGTCCGATCTACTCGACCGAGGTGCTCAGCACCTACACCTACAAGCTGGCGTTCTCGAGCTACAACCTGTCCCAGGCGTCGGCGAGCGCCGTGGTCATCCTGCTGATCTCGCTTGGCCTGACGCTGTTCTACATCCGTTATCAGAAGGCCCGGTAA
- a CDS encoding sugar phosphate isomerase/epimerase, whose product MNVRDLKVGCQTFTWEMLGDRFTGGPDDLIKAIADGGYAGIEITDTMIGRYAGKPAEFAAALKASGLTLVSFAFGSKSGFTLKEKIGEDLDTAKRWIDFAAAFPGTLVSMGSATVMSDGPREDKFAIAAEVYNRAGELGRKAGVQVAVHPSSHHNTLLFDRADYDSIFGLIDASLVGWVPDTGHILRGHKDMADTLTTYRDRIRYVHLKDVDANGTWAMLGKGVCDTAKVIEIASAAPNFNGWLVLEEESETAAADPAGAVKTNRQTMRGYGA is encoded by the coding sequence ATGAACGTGAGAGACCTCAAAGTCGGTTGCCAGACCTTCACCTGGGAAATGCTGGGAGACCGGTTCACCGGCGGCCCCGATGATCTCATCAAGGCGATCGCCGACGGCGGCTATGCTGGCATCGAGATCACCGACACGATGATCGGCCGCTATGCCGGCAAGCCGGCCGAATTCGCCGCCGCGCTGAAGGCGTCCGGCCTCACGCTCGTCTCCTTCGCCTTCGGTTCGAAAAGCGGCTTTACGCTCAAAGAGAAAATCGGCGAGGACCTCGACACAGCCAAGCGCTGGATCGACTTCGCCGCCGCCTTTCCGGGCACGCTGGTGTCGATGGGCTCGGCGACGGTCATGTCGGACGGTCCGCGCGAGGACAAGTTTGCCATCGCGGCGGAAGTCTACAACCGTGCCGGCGAGCTCGGCCGCAAGGCCGGCGTCCAGGTCGCGGTGCATCCGAGCTCGCACCACAACACGCTGCTGTTCGACCGCGCCGACTATGACAGCATCTTTGGGTTGATCGACGCTTCGCTGGTCGGCTGGGTGCCGGACACGGGGCACATATTGCGCGGCCACAAGGACATGGCCGACACGCTCACGACCTATCGCGACCGCATCCGCTACGTGCATCTGAAGGACGTCGATGCGAACGGCACCTGGGCTATGCTTGGCAAGGGCGTCTGCGACACGGCAAAGGTGATCGAGATCGCAAGTGCTGCCCCCAACTTCAACGGCTGGCTGGTGCTTGAGGAGGAATCCGAGACTGCCGCCGCCGATCCGGCCGGCGCGGTCAAGACCAACCGCCAGACCATGCGCGGCTACGGGGCGTGA
- a CDS encoding ribulose-phosphate 3-epimerase yields the protein MIAKLLSGPAAIAALPRNRLIGEFSLWSADLANMERDLKRIEAHADLHHIDVADARFTPGFLFFPDLVARIARLTAKPIHVHLMVEAEIVEAQTRQFIEAGADLVTIHAENGEAGLRAVKLAHELGAEAGVVLRLETPVDAIEPFLPDVAFVTLLGTSIGVKGQSLSEKACPRLVEARALMRQAGREADIILAADGGIRHETVPLLRAAGADTVVLGSLAFGDPDLARRMAWLHGLKAAA from the coding sequence ATGATCGCCAAACTTCTCTCCGGACCCGCGGCCATAGCCGCGCTGCCGCGCAACCGGCTCATCGGCGAATTCTCGCTTTGGTCGGCGGATCTCGCCAACATGGAGCGCGACCTGAAGCGGATCGAAGCCCATGCCGACCTGCACCACATCGACGTGGCGGACGCCCGCTTCACCCCCGGCTTCCTGTTCTTCCCGGATCTGGTGGCACGCATCGCCAGGCTGACCGCCAAACCGATCCATGTGCATCTGATGGTCGAGGCGGAAATCGTCGAGGCGCAGACGCGCCAGTTCATCGAGGCCGGCGCCGACCTCGTCACCATCCACGCCGAAAACGGCGAGGCCGGGTTGCGCGCGGTGAAACTGGCGCATGAGCTCGGCGCCGAGGCGGGCGTGGTGCTGCGGCTAGAAACGCCGGTCGACGCTATCGAGCCGTTCCTGCCTGACGTCGCCTTCGTGACGCTGCTCGGCACCTCGATCGGCGTCAAGGGGCAGAGCCTGTCCGAAAAGGCCTGCCCGCGGCTGGTCGAGGCGCGCGCGCTGATGCGACAGGCCGGCCGCGAGGCCGACATCATCCTTGCCGCCGATGGCGGCATACGCCACGAGACGGTGCCGCTGCTGCGCGCCGCAGGCGCAGACACTGTGGTGCTGGGCTCGCTCGCCTTTGGCGATCCCGACCTCGCGCGGCGCATGGCCTGGCTGCACGGACTGAAGGCCGCCGCCTGA